In Nitrospira sp., the DNA window TCATTGATCGGCGTGTAGAAGAGCCCGAGATAGGACAAAAACATGACGAGTTGGCCGACGGTCAGATTCCCGGCCATCACCTCCTCCGCGCCATACCAGAGAATGAGAACCGTGCCCGTGCTTCCCACGAACACCATACCGGGCCAATACCAGGACCACAGGAGCATGGCGCGTAAGCTGTTCTGGCTGTAGGCTTGGCTCAAGGTCTCGAATCGTTGCCGTTCATACGCATGCTGATTAAACCCGATCGTTTCCTTGATACCCGACAGCGCATCCTGGAGATAGGCGTTGAGATCGGCGACACTCTTGCGGATCTCCGTGTAATACTTGTGTACCCGCTTCGTGAACCAGGCCGCACAGACGATCAGGACCGGAATCGGCAACAGGGACAGCAGCGCCAATTTCCAATTCAAGATGAACATCATCATCGTGATCCCGACCAGGGTCAGAGAGGCGGTCAACAACCCTTCGAGCCCGTCCACGAAGATCCGCTCGACATGTTCGGTGTCACTGGTCACTCGGGTCATGATCTCGCCGGTCGATCGATTCTCGAAATAACTCAACGAGAGACGCTGCAGCGCGCCGAACACCTGCACGCGCAGGGTGTGGACGGCTTTCTGCTCCAACAGGTTGTTGAACCGGACCCGCATGGAACTCATGATATTTCGCAGAACATACGAGCCCATCAAGGCGCTCAAGACCCAGAGGAGCATCTCAGGCCGCTTGGCTTGAATCACGTCGTCGATGATGATTTTTACGAGGTAGGGAGGCACCAGTTCCAGCGCCGTGGCGAGACCTGCGCAGACGAAGGTCACCACCGCCAACATCCGGAACGGTTTCAGGTAGGAGAGAACGCGTAGGAGCGAGTTCACAACGACTCGGCGATCCGGGTCGGATCAAATGGCACTGGCCGGTTCCTTTTGCCAATACTTCTGAAATTCATCCATCTGCGTCAGCGTGGAGAAATCGGTCATGCGATCGATGAACAACTTGCCGATGAGATGGTCGAGTTCATGTTGAATGCAGACGGCATATAAGCCGCTGGCCTCAAAATCGAAGGGTTTGGCGTTCCGATCGAGCCCGGTCACCCGAACCGTCGAAGGTCGCGTCACCTTGCCCCGCAACCCATCGACACTGAGACAGCCTTCCCATCCCTCAACCTGTTCAGGTCCGTAAAATTGGATGGTCGGATTGATAAGCACCGTCTTGGGAAACCCACCCTCGCCGGAGCAATCCATGACGACCAGTTGCTGGGAGCGTCCCACCTGGGGAGCGGCAAGCCCGATACCCGGTTCGTCATACATGGTTTCAAACATGTCATCGATAAGTTGTTGGAACGCGGCCTTTTTGATTTCGCCCGGGCTGACAGGCAACGCCTTCTGCCGGAGGATTGGATTACCAA includes these proteins:
- the def gene encoding peptide deformylase, with the protein product MAILAISKLGNPILRQKALPVSPGEIKKAAFQQLIDDMFETMYDEPGIGLAAPQVGRSQQLVVMDCSGEGGFPKTVLINPTIQFYGPEQVEGWEGCLSVDGLRGKVTRPSTVRVTGLDRNAKPFDFEASGLYAVCIQHELDHLIGKLFIDRMTDFSTLTQMDEFQKYWQKEPASAI